In Paracoccus fistulariae, a single window of DNA contains:
- a CDS encoding IclR family transcriptional regulator produces MIAKTLANALDLLDYFTEERPAWGVRELAKKSGVHPAIVQRALNTFASRKFLVKDPESQKYAIGVRFLEYGQIFKGRMNLSQLVRPLMRELADQSGETVFLSWLSQGEAVCIEIYEAPDSIRFSIDVGTRFPLYAGANAKAIMAFLPGEERDAVIARGLTQLAPGTICDPDALQADLATVRQQGWAASVEEFRTDTFGLAVPLFAPSGEIAGSLSIAGPLFRRDENAFPALVARMQTLRPVIQNYISS; encoded by the coding sequence ATGATCGCCAAAACACTCGCAAATGCTCTCGACCTGCTCGATTACTTCACCGAAGAGCGCCCCGCCTGGGGCGTCCGGGAGCTTGCAAAGAAAAGCGGCGTGCATCCCGCCATCGTGCAGCGTGCGCTGAACACCTTTGCGAGCCGGAAATTCCTTGTGAAGGATCCCGAAAGCCAGAAATACGCCATCGGCGTGCGGTTTCTGGAATATGGCCAGATCTTCAAGGGGCGGATGAACCTGTCGCAACTGGTCCGGCCCCTGATGCGAGAACTGGCGGATCAATCGGGCGAGACGGTGTTCCTCAGCTGGCTGTCGCAGGGCGAGGCTGTCTGTATCGAGATCTACGAGGCGCCGGACAGCATTCGTTTCAGCATCGATGTCGGGACGCGCTTTCCGCTTTATGCCGGGGCAAATGCCAAGGCGATCATGGCGTTTCTGCCCGGGGAAGAACGCGACGCGGTGATCGCGCGCGGCCTGACGCAGCTTGCGCCCGGCACGATCTGCGATCCCGACGCGCTGCAAGCAGACCTTGCCACGGTGCGGCAACAGGGATGGGCCGCCAGCGTCGAAGAGTTCCGCACGGACACATTCGGTCTGGCCGTGCCGCTTTTTGCCCCATCGGGAGAGATTGCCGGATCGCTCAGCATCGCGGGGCCATTGTTCCGTCGCGATGAAAACGCCTTTCCGGCGCTGGTCGCGCGCATGCAGACGCTTCGGCCGGTTATCCAGAATTACATCTCATCTTGA